In Palaemon carinicauda isolate YSFRI2023 chromosome 41, ASM3689809v2, whole genome shotgun sequence, the following are encoded in one genomic region:
- the LOC137632504 gene encoding NAD(P)H pyrophosphatase NUDT13, mitochondrial-like: MIFTPLSRRLGCSRSIFRVFQRNISYVERVRFLQKLKAEDRSCLDYLPDGKFLVYSRSKPLLRVDKANTDNALVWLSYSEIMQYYPQVITSSVLVDIFDDGTPRYGVQVGSLPTAVQDQLESDTEANFCDLRAALFMVTWQEAHILSRANCIIMWNKNNAFCGKCGAPTQRNAAGYTRKCTSCEMTHYPSSSPVGIVVVTDPDHQNMVLVRQPRHPPGMYSCVAGFSDVGESLEETVRREVAEEVGIEVSAVRYAASQHWPFPGSLMAGCYAIAEKQELSIDQSELQDARWFSREEIGTALQRIDRNPLLRLRGNPSGELFIPPPGAIAYHLISHWMKGTPIQDIYQQIY; the protein is encoded by the exons AAACTAAAAGCAGAAGATAGGTCTTGTCTCGACTATTTACCGGATGGAAAATTTTTGGTTTACAGCCGAAGTAAACCTCTTTTGCGTGTCGATAAAGCCAATACTGATAATGCCTTAGTTTGGTTAAGTTACTCAG AAATAATGCAGTATTACCCCCAAGTTATAACATCTAGTGTTCTTGTTGATATCTTTGATGATGGTACCCCAAGATACGGTGTACAG GTTGGGTCATTGCCAACAGCTGTACAAGATCAATTAGAAAGTGACACAGAAGCAAACTTTTGTGATTTGAGGGCAGCTCTTTTTATGGTCACCTGGCAGGAGGCCCACATACTCTCAAGAGCTAACTGCATAATTATGTggaacaaaaataatgctttctgTGGTAAATGTGGTGCTCCAACTCAAAGAAATGCAGCAG GTTATACTAGAAAATGCACAAGCTGTGAGATGACACATTACCCTAGTTCGAGTCCTGTTGGTATAGTCGTAGTTACAGACCCTGATCATCAAAACATGGTGCTTGTAAGACAGCCTCGACACCCTCCAGGAATGTATTCCTGTGTTGCTGGATTTTCTGATGTTG GGGAAAGCTTAGAAGAGACTGTACGCAGAGAAGTAGCTGAAGAAGTAGGAATTGAAGTGTCTGCAGTAAGATATGCAGCCTCACAGCATTGGCCTTTCCCGGGATCTCTCATGGCAGGTTGCTATGCAATTGCAGAAAAACAAGAG CTTTCAATTGATCAAAGTGAATTGCAAGATGCCCGGTGGTTTTCTCGGGAAGAAATTGGCACAGCACTACAAAGGATTGATCGAAACCCTCTCTTGAGGTTACGAGGCAATCCTTCAGGGGAACTCTTTATTCCACCACCTGGAGCAATTGCATATCACCTCATTTCCCATTGGATGAAAGGCACACCAATTCAAGATATTTATCAACAAATATATTAG